One Carassius auratus strain Wakin unplaced genomic scaffold, ASM336829v1 scaf_tig00214186, whole genome shotgun sequence DNA window includes the following coding sequences:
- the LOC113091472 gene encoding uncharacterized protein KIAA1522 homolog isoform X4 — protein sequence MGNSNSKKKTQANITSSHRTNKVKSIWHFRHVDKYKTGQKQNEQGKLTVHYTASQHYQENVFIEGSRPQYLEDLHSEAQEGLKILQQEENKNGVDFQDDQTVSEENTSSKERDESLETDSTAGHSVISVSTVSAVSLRPVLTRQGSTFKPLDPVKRLDKTKRGSRRTTIMGIPQQVQRELEMTRGTTLQQRPSGEHDGEVDSCGRVALPTIDGERPSVNQKGARVHLQNIEVFHTSRDEEFLINHIHSVYQDELNRKLGIGACPATRPRSLAVPGMTTYSFLHEPQGPVMSISPQATYLSKIIPNAVLPVAIDIIEINHDHSQCSTNTVSKSSLASASPASLRSGGGTNQDPTTPSPSRSHSQSSETIVSNSSTISSKAKCLPTFDADITKEISDLIPKDINVTSSSSCKSLNSNSTNHRLDHSEIGEAGVNVRNSHSFYRNLSVMKTKLPPAPPQRTYSLHHEKLKWRSRELVDIKDLKHMSPNDGQTGRDLSSAKDHQSISNEKSSAHSSVLNSSRDFQSGNSSPQKTGEESGENKFDRTLSPSSGYSSQSGTPTHSPKEVSPTSPGKRRVKTLQPERTSVQTSPVVSVSSSMTSLSSVTSDTAHHDIQTNTTPSEPLKCSPPVTTVKNKVTPTHPTIALRELFNVPPPPKVKAPSPPPPETWIHNKRTLELLCGPDPNHHRLHQLQKQQKGSLTGKKQNTNSIHITEQTLPKIQTTGKVQSGTQLENKEAVKERNESMSPQVSEQMLVDPPDLRQNKSSTLHNELNELESTKFLKEVNQNIHTQDQRTVEDQKEKGSQKLLTKKVPTIKVDQSMLAQTNCEVKPDSEIVNTACTLKNDQTSEENKGNCIKDILNHKKLQTLGIEVPEANGISPPPSPPPEHHPPPPPTKKMLGFSVSIPPSDEDEQKQETEEQVTLLESTWPPPPPPEEESTDLIFEEQDELNFPPPPPSFIHEPLSEISINCNDESCEQPDNIELRSSNASDMASSSDQDSEIHAILPTGTVQNDMEDRQQDKPCNNVSHFSVDEDGMENTTVAPPRMSSLLPDELVQGEEMASHDSSEQTSLDTEAEYTNVPLATPLPVEDQSTVNFRRHQCLINKDNRSKELLCHQKSTPIPKEDANIPLVTPSLLQMVRLRSVIVDEDQAKNDSKPSVESTTTEDHSITSQATPQKPIRKSLTLKSNSPSKSTPATTTVQSMRLQEAIRMKTAAMSSSGVPAVLNTRLTSTSDTGPPVPSPKSPDGCDLHMSPASTASFIFSKSTKKVVIETPTSPEVQAILKQSLAAEIIQISNQAKTNGTKKPIKVPPPVAKKPVHGTNTPNRTDNVTLDKTGILTNKQMMKVEVNGQNDQVHPAGQ from the exons GCCAAAAGCAGAATGAGCAAGGAAAGCTGACTGTACACTACACAGCCTCCCAGCACTACCAGGAGAATGTGTTCATAGAGGGAAGCAGGCCACAGTACCTGGAAGACCTGCATTCTGAGGCCCAGGAGGGACTGAAGATACTACAGCAGGAGG AGAACAAAAATGGAGTGGACTTTCAGGATGATCAGACTGTG TCAGAGGAAAATACAAGCTCAAAAGAAAGAGATGAATCACTTGAGACTGATAGTACTGCGGGACACTCCGTCATTTCAGTGTCAACTGTCTCAGCAGTCTCTTTACGTCCAGTACTTACACGTCAAG GCTCCACATTTAAGCCCTTGGACCCAGTTAAACGACTGGACAAGACCAAGAGGGGAAGTAGAAGAACAACTATAATGGGAATACCACAACAAGTACAAAGAGAACTGG AAATGACAAGAGGAACTACACTCCAGCAACGTCCAAGTGGAGAACATGATGGTGAAGTTGATTCCTGTGGCAGAGTTGCCCTCCCAACAATTGATGGAGAGCGCCCCTCAGTAAATCAAAAAGGAGCTCGTGTACACCTGCAGAACATTGAAGTTTTTCATACATCAAGAGATGAGGAGTTTCTAATAAACCACATCCATTCTGTCTACCAAGATGAGTTAAACCGAAAGCTTGGGATAGGAGCGTGCCCTGCAACGAGACCAAGGTCTCTTGCTGTGCCAGGGATGACCACTTACTCTTTCCTGCATGAGCCTCAAGGTCCCGTTATGTCCATTTCACCACAGGCAACTTATTTATCTAAGATTATTCCGAACGCAGTTCTGCCTGTTGCAATAGACATAATTGAAATTAATCATGATCACAGCCAGTGCAGTACGAATACAGTTAGCAAGAGTAGTTTAGCATCAGCTAGTCCAGCTTCTTTACGATCTGGAGGTGGCACAAATCAAGATCCAACTACCCCTAGCCCAAGCAGGAGCCATTCACAATCATCTGAGACTATTGTCTCGAACTCCTCCACAATCTCTTCAAAAGCAAAGTGTCTACCAACATTTGATGCCGACATCACCAAAGAAATTTCAGATTTAATCCCAAAAGACATAAATGTTACAAGCTCAAGTAGTTGTAAAAGCTTGAACAGTAACAGTACAAATCACAGACTGGACCACAGTGAGATCGGTGAAGCAGGGGTAAATGTCAGAAACAGCCATTCATTCTATCGTAATCTCTCTGTAATGAAGACAAAATTACCCCCAGCACCACCTCAGAGAACCTATTCCTTGCACCATGAAAAACTTAAGTGGAGATCAAGGGAACTGGTAGACATAAAAGATCTCAAACATATGTCCCCAAATGATGGGCAAACTGGTAGAGATCTTAGCAGTGCAAAAGACCATCAGTCAATCAGTAATGAGAAGAGTTCTGCCCATTCTTCAGTGCTCAACTCATCAAGAGACTTCCAGTCAGGTAACTCATCCCCACAGAAGACTGGAGAAGAATCTGGTGAAAACAAATTCGATAGGACTTTGTCTCCCTCGAGTGGATACTCAAGCCAAAGTGGGACACCTACGCATTCCCCTAAAGAGGTCAGTCCCACCTCACCAGGAAAGAGAAGAGTAAAGACTTTACAGCCTGAGAGAACAAGTGTACAGACCTCGCCGGTGGTTTCAGTCTCTTCATCAATGACATCTCTATCTTCAGTCACATCAGACACGGCACATCATGACATTCAAACCAACACCACCCCATCAGAGCCATTAAAGTGCTCCCCACCTGTTACAACAGTGAAAAACAAGGTGACACCAACACACCCAACTATTGCCCTTAGGGAACTGTTCAATGTTCCCCCTCCACCCAAGGTAAAAGCCCCATCTCCCCCACCCCCTGAAACCTGGATTCACAATAAACGAACACTTGAACTATTATGTGGCCCAGATCCAAACCACCATAGGTTACATCAgcttcaaaaacagcaaaaaggGTCATTAacaggtaaaaaacaaaacacaaattcaaTACACATCACTGAACAAACTTTACCAAAGatacagacaacaggaaaagTACAGTCAGGGACCCAACTGGAGAACAAAGAAGCTGTAAAAGAACGAAATGAGTCCATGTCACCACAAGTGTCTGAACAAATGCTAGTAGACCCGCCAGATTTGAGGCAAAACAAAAGCTCAACATTACacaatgaattaaatgaactAGAAAGTACAAAATTCCTCAAGGAGGTCAACCAGAACATTCATACACAAGATCAGAGAACTGTAGAGGATCAAAAGGAAAAAGGAAGCCAAAAACTCCTTACAAAGAAGGTACCAACTATCAAAGTTGATCAAAGTATGCTGGCACAAACAAACTGTGAAGTCAAACCAGATTCTGAAATCGTGAACACAGCATGCACCCTAAAGAATGATCAAACCAGTGAGGAGAACAAAGGAAACTGCATTAAGGACATTCTCAATCACAAAAAATTGCAAACTCTCGGTATAGAAGTACCTGAGGCCAATGGCatttctcctcctccttctccacCTCCAGAACACCACCCTCCACCACCACCAACTAAAAAGATGTTAGGCTTCTCAGTATCTATACCACCATCTGATGAAGATGAACAGAAACAAGAAACAGAGGAACAGGTGACTCTCCTGGAGTCTACTTGGCCTCCACCACCTCCACCAGAGGAAGAGTCAACTGACTTGATATTTGAGGAACAAGATGAACTTAACTTCCCACCACCACCTCCCTCGTTTATCCACGAGCCCCTTTCAGAGATATCTATCAATTGCAATGACGAATCATGTGAACAGCCTGACAATATAGAACTGAGGTCATCGAATGCCTCAGATATGGCCAGCAGTTCAGACCAAGATTCCGAAATACATGCCATTCTGCCAACAGGAACTGTACAAAATGATATGGAGGACAGGCAACAAGATAAGCCTTGTAACAACGTGTCACACTTCTCTGTGGACGAAGATGGCATGGAAAACACAACTGTAGCCCCTCCGAGAATGTCCTCTCTTTTACCAGATGAACTTGTACAAGGGGAGGAAATGGCATCACATGATTCATCAGAGCAAACATCACTTGACACCGAAGCAGAATACACTAACGTGCCACTTGCAACTCCTCTTCCAGTGGAAGACCAATCCACTGTTAACTTCCGAAGACACCAGTGCCTCATAAACAAAGACAACCGGAGCAAAGAACTGCTGTGTCATCAAAAAAGCACACCCATTCCAAAGGAGGATGCCAACATTCCCCTCGTCACACCTTCCTTACTTCAGATGGTGCGACTAAGATCTGTAATTGTAGATGAAGATCAAGCTAAAAATGATAGCAAACCAAGTGTTGAGTCCACAACAACGGAGGATCACAGTATTActagtcaagcaactccacaaaAGCCTATTCGCAAATCCTTGACCTTGAAGTCTAACTCACCTTCTAAGTCAACTCCTGCTACAACCACAGTCCAATCCATGCGTCTTCAAGAGGCCATACGTATGAAGACCGCTGCAATGTCCTCTAGTGGAGTACCTGCAGTGCTTAACACACGCTTAACCTCAACTAGTGATACTGGTCCACCTGTGCCATCCCCTAAATCACCAGATGGCTGTGACTTGCATATGTCCCCTGCATCTACAGCCAGCTTTATCTTCTCCAAAAGCACAAAGAAAGTTGTCATTGAAACACCCACTTCTCCAGAGGTCCAAGCAATCCTCAAACAAAGTCTTGCAGCTGAGATAATACAGATTTCCAACCAAGCCAAGACAAATGGGACAAAAAAGCCAATTAAGGTGCCGCCACCTGTTGCTAAGAAACCAGTGCATGGAACAAATACTCCCAACAGGACGGATAATGTAACACTGGACAAGACTGGGATCttgacaaataaacaaatgatgaaaGTCGAAGTTAATGGGCAAAATGATCAAGTGCATCCTGCTGGTCAGTAA